The window GCAAAATAGCAACAAAAACAACAGCCATACCAACAGCCAAAGCACCATAGGCAGCTACCTGACTGCCGATCAAAACGAAACCATAACAACAGGCTTTTTGGCTGACGGCAAACACGATAAGCTGCAATTTCTGCAAGTTCACGGTCAAAATATCCAATTGATGCCCGCCGCCGACCCCAACCGTAAAGACCCCGATTTTGCCGAGTGGCGCAAAGACAAAACACCGTTTGACGCACTGATTGGCACACATTTGGCACACGCCCGTTATGGTTCGCTGGCATACCTGCCCGGTGCCAACAATGGACAACCCTATATTTTTGCCCAAGGCAATCTCAGCACCACCATTCCCACCCATGCCAATCCCGTTACTTATCAAGGTCGTGCCATACTGCTTGGCACAGGCAACGACCAAACAGGTACGTCCCAATTTACCGTTCACTTTGACAAAAAAACCGTAGATGGCACCCTGAAATTTGACAGCAAACCCGATATTTTCCTGCATGGCAAAATTGACGGCAGCCACTTCAACGGCAAGATGGGCAATGTGATTACCCGTGGCGCGTTTTACGGTAAAGATGCCGCAGAACTGGCAGGCACATTCCACCAAGAAGGCAAAGGCAACAAAGAAGTCGGCGATTTTGCAGGCGCATTTGGTGCCAAACAGCAAAAATAAGCCCTAAACCCATGATTTAAACAACAACGCCTGCCAACCCAAAAGTTTGCAGGCGTTTTCAATCAGTATCTTACCGCTAATGCAGCGCAGTTGCCGTAAACGCCCGTTCCAGCAGGGTTTGATAATGGCTGTTGCCGTTGCGTTCGTCCAAAACCTTTGCCACCCTTTGCGCTTCGGGCAAGGCTTCATCATTAACCGCTACCGCCGCCATCACATAACGCAGATACGCCAACGTGCTGTTTTGGCTATAAGCGGCAATTAAATCCCCATATTCTTCAAACAGTTCCTCCACCCGTTCACTCAAGCCCAACAAACTGCACAACCAAATCAATCGGGGCAAAATATGAATATGGGGTTCTATATTGCTTTCCAGCAAATCCAGCGCCTGTACCAAATACTGCTCGGCTTCCTGATGGCGTTTTAAGCGGATTAAGCTGTCGATAACGGGAACATAGGTTTCGTGCGGGACTTTCCCACACGACATTTTGCCCGATAAAATCGGTTGGGCGTATTTCAAGGCTTGTTCGTATTCCCCGATAAAATGATGATACACCACCAAAGCATGTTGTTCGCAGGCTGCACAATCTGCCATTAAATCATCGCTGTCGGCGTGTTCGCGCCATTGTGCAAAATATTGTTTGGCAGCAGCAGCATTGCCCATATCCACATTTTGATACATCAGCATTTTATACATCACCGCCAAATCAAATTCAAAATGCCCGTAAATTTGCTGCATAAATTGATTGGCTTCTTCAATATCTGCCAAACTGCATGATGTGTCTTCGGGCAGACCTTCAATTACCCATTTCAAACGCCACAAAGCCATGTGCAAACGCTCGGCTGCCTGTTCTTCTGCTTCAGAACCGTTCTCGCTTTCAGCATATTGGCGGTAATAGGCATCAATCAGATAACGGATGCAGTGCATTTGAAAATCGGCAGAAAAAGCGGTATTCCTACCTAAACTTTCCTCTGCATCGCCCACCACCCAATCGGCAATTTCACAGGCATGGTCTATCTGCCCGTTTTCTATGTAGTGGTTATAGGCGGCAATGGTGGCTTTTTGACATGCTGCGCCTGCTTCCATTTGCTGCAATTGTGTTAAAGTTTTAATGTTCATGATAATGTCCTTGACTGATTCAAACAGACACAAAATCGGGCAAATCTGCCCGATGTTTACCATAGCATTTTTACTCTATACGGTCAATGCGGGAAGGGTTTACGCTGCCAGCAAAGCATCTAATAAAGCCGATGCACCAATGCGGAAATGCGCGGGATTGACCCAATCTGCACCGAAAGCGGCTTCGGCTTGGCGGATATAGCCTTCTGCAGCGGCAATATCACGCACTCCACCCGATAATTTAATGCCTGCGCTGCTGGATTTGTCTGCTTCGGCAATGGCTGCCAACAGAATTTCAGCAGCTTCGGGGCTGGCACCGTGCGGGGTTTTGCCTGTAGAAGTTTTCAGAAAATCCGCACCGTTGGCAAGGGCGCAATCGGCGGCGGCGCGGGCAGTGACTGCGTCCAATTCGCCTGTTTCCAAAATCACTTTTAATTTGGCATTGGCTTCACGGCACAGTTTGGCAACGGCAGCGGTTAATTCGGCAGCAGCTTGTTGCTTGCCTGCGGCAAAGTCGCGGTAAGGGAAAACCAAATCGATTTCGTTTGCGCCATCGGCAAGGGCTTGACGGGTGTCTGCCCGCACTTGTTCGCTGCTTTCCTGACCGCTGGGGAAATTCACCACAGTGGCAATGGCAATATCGGGATGCGCTGCCAATTCTTGTTTGGCTAATGCCACAAAACGGGGATAAACACACACGGCAGCCACTTTGCCGATGGGTTGCACGGCTTTGGCGCACAGACTGCGGATGCGTTCGGGGGTGTCGTCTTCGTTGAGCGAAGTCAAATCCATTAAGGATAAAATTTTGGCTTTCATCAAGATTCCTTTTCGGTTTACGGCGGGAAAATAAGGGCAACACATTGCGTGCTGCCCTGTGTGTTGAAATATATTAGGCGGCTAATCCGATAAATAGACCCGCAATCGTGGCACTCATCAGGTTGGACAGCGTACCCGCCACCAGTGCCAATACGCCCAAACGGGCAATTTCGCCGCGCCGCTGTGGTGCCATAATCGACAATCCGCCCACCAAAATGGCGATGGAACTGAAGTTGGCAAACCCGCACAAGGCAAAAGTAATAATGGCTTGGGTTTTGGGCGAGAGTGCGTCTGCACCTGCTTTCAGGTGTTCGGTAAAATTGCTGTAGGCAACAAATTCGTTAATTACCAGTTTTTGCCCGATAAACGAACCTGCGGTTTGCGCTTCTGACCACGGTGCGCCAATCAGCCACGCCAAGGGCGAAAACAGCCAGCCAAGAATTTTTTCTAAAGACAAACCTGTTACGCCAAACCAGCCGCCCACGCCGCCGATAATGCCGTTTAACAATGCCACAATACTGACAAAGGCAATCAGCATGGCTGCCACGCTCAAGGCGATTTTCATGCCCGTATCCGCACCCGCTGCAATGGCGTCAATCACATTGGTGGGTTGGGATTCGTCTTTGTCGGCAAAGACGGCTGCGGCGGTGGGGTCGTATTGGGGGGTTTCGGTTTCGGGGTAAATCAGTTTGGCAAACAGCAATCCACCGGGGGCAGCCATAAACGAGGCGGCAATCAGATAATGTGCGGGTACGCCCATGCCCACCAAACTGCCCAATACCGAACCCGCAATCGATGCCAAACCGCCCGCCATAATCGCAAACAATTCCGAGCGTGTCATCTGCGGCAGATAGGGCTTAATCACCAAGGGTGCTTCGGTTAAGCCGACAAAAATATTCGCCGCTGCCGACATGGATTCGGGGCGCGACGTTCCCAACAGCCGATGCAGCGCACCGCCAATCACACGGATGACCCACGTCATCACGCCCAAATAATACAGCAGCGAAATCAAAGCCGAGAAAAAGATAATCATCGGCAACACACGGAAAGCAAACACAAAACCGCCGCCGCCAAACAGCTCAAACATTTTAGCGTCCACCAAACCGCCAAACAAAAACGCAATCCCGCTGTTGCCGTA is drawn from Conchiformibius steedae and contains these coding sequences:
- a CDS encoding NupC/NupG family nucleoside CNT transporter encodes the protein MSVLNSLLGMAVLLGIAFALSRHRRAVNWRTVGVAFALQLGLGAFVLYSPQGREVLAKLSEGVVAVMDYGNSGIAFLFGGLVDAKMFELFGGGGFVFAFRVLPMIIFFSALISLLYYLGVMTWVIRVIGGALHRLLGTSRPESMSAAANIFVGLTEAPLVIKPYLPQMTRSELFAIMAGGLASIAGSVLGSLVGMGVPAHYLIAASFMAAPGGLLFAKLIYPETETPQYDPTAAAVFADKDESQPTNVIDAIAAGADTGMKIALSVAAMLIAFVSIVALLNGIIGGVGGWFGVTGLSLEKILGWLFSPLAWLIGAPWSEAQTAGSFIGQKLVINEFVAYSNFTEHLKAGADALSPKTQAIITFALCGFANFSSIAILVGGLSIMAPQRRGEIARLGVLALVAGTLSNLMSATIAGLFIGLAA
- a CDS encoding transferrin-binding protein-like solute binding protein; this encodes MKFLKSLALIATGIALAACGSSGSSAEHQHGKNTIRNIIKNSNSKSDSHHHAHDNSKQNSNKNNSHTNSQSTIGSYLTADQNETITTGFLADGKHDKLQFLQVHGQNIQLMPAADPNRKDPDFAEWRKDKTPFDALIGTHLAHARYGSLAYLPGANNGQPYIFAQGNLSTTIPTHANPVTYQGRAILLGTGNDQTGTSQFTVHFDKKTVDGTLKFDSKPDIFLHGKIDGSHFNGKMGNVITRGAFYGKDAAELAGTFHQEGKGNKEVGDFAGAFGAKQQK
- the deoC gene encoding deoxyribose-phosphate aldolase, which translates into the protein MKAKILSLMDLTSLNEDDTPERIRSLCAKAVQPIGKVAAVCVYPRFVALAKQELAAHPDIAIATVVNFPSGQESSEQVRADTRQALADGANEIDLVFPYRDFAAGKQQAAAELTAAVAKLCREANAKLKVILETGELDAVTARAAADCALANGADFLKTSTGKTPHGASPEAAEILLAAIAEADKSSSAGIKLSGGVRDIAAAEGYIRQAEAAFGADWVNPAHFRIGASALLDALLAA